Sequence from the Rhizomicrobium sp. genome:
GTCGCAGTGCCTCTACAGCCGCGACAAGCTCGGCATCGATCCGGCGAAGTACAACGTGAACGGCGGCTCGATCGCCATCGGCCATCCCTTCGGCATGACGGGCGCGCGGCTGACGGGCCACGTGCTGATGGAAGGCAAGCGCCGCGGCGCGAAATACGCGGTCGTGACGATGTGCATCGGCGGCGGCCAGGGCGGCGCGGGCCTGTTCGAGGTGTATAGCTGAGGACGGTTCCGACCGCGTGAAACGCGAAAGGCCGGGAGCGAAAGCTTCCGGCCTTTTTGCTTGCCCACGTCAGAACGCCGTCACTGTCGCGTCGACTGCGAACTGTCTTCCTTCGCGTTCCATGATGAGATGTTTGGTTTCACCCGGCCCGCCATGCAGCGCGGCGAGGAGCTCGCCGCGGGTCATCGGGCCGGTGTCGCGGCCGTCGATCTTCATGAGCTTGTCGCCGGGCACAGCGCCCGAAACGGTGTCGGCGCCGTTCTTCTGAACGATGCCGGCGATCGTCGTCACGCCCCTCGCGCGCGCGAGCGTCAGGCCGACCTGGTCGAGGTCGTGGGTGTCGAGCGGCGCCTGTTGCAGCCAGTAGCTCCTGCGGCCCGGATAATCGATCGTCAGGCGGAAGCTCTTGAGCACATTGCCGCCGAGCATGCCGTCGACCTCTTCGCCCGCCTTGGCGGAATAGATGCCGTCCCAGAACAGATGCGCGACGAGCGCGCCCAGCGGGCCGCCGCCGCCCATCTGGAGGACGCCGAGCTCGTCCAGTTTGAGGGAGCCGAACGCGACATTGCGCGCCTTCACCACCGCCATGCCGGTCTCCAGGCCCTGCATGGTGAGATTGGCCTCGCCGACGCCACCCGTGGCGCGCAGCCAGCCCGGATGCGCCGCGATCAGCGGCGCGGCATCGCGCAGCCCGCTATAGCTGCCGCCATTGTCGAGGACGAAGACATGCGCGGCGCCGTCGACGGTCGCGTCCAGCACGGCAAAGCCGGTCTTGGGATTGACGCGTATGGGCACGGCGATGCCGTCGGGCGTCAGCGTGCCGGGCGCCGCGAGCGTCATCGTCCTGGCGCCGTAATCGAACACGACCTCGAAATGCTGGAGCAGGCCGGGCGGGATCACTGCCTCGACCGGCAGCGGCGCGGCGAAATCCGCCATCTCGCCGCCGGGACCTTGCGCCGCCTCGTCCGGTGTCGGCGCGTGGCCGAACGGATCGAGGCCGATCGTCGTGTTGTTCGACAGCGATTCCGGCATCACCGCGGCGCCGTCGATCGCGATATCCATCGCGCCGAATTTCATATGCAACAGCCGGCCGGGACGCGGACCCATCTCGCGGAACAGCGCGTTGGACAGCGTCAGGCCGCCCTGCCCCTGGTTCACGAAGGCGAGCACCTTGCGTTCGCTGCCGTCGGGCCGGACGAACGAGACTTCGACGAAGACGCGGTTGTCGTCGAAGGTGAACGGCACGGTCGCCGCGCGGGGCAACGCCTCGTCCAGCGACACGCCCGCCGACATGTCCGCCACCGGCGGCAGGTGGATGCATCCCGTCAGGGCGCAGAGCAGCATCGCGCCCAGCGCGTTTTTCAGGCGTCGCATGTCGAAACTCCTAGGCGCTCTTCTTCAGCCGTCGCTCGTCGGGCACGTATTCGAGCAGGTCGCCCGGCTGGCAATCGAGATGGCGGCAGATCGCCTCCAGCGTCGAGAAGCGAAAGCCCCGGACCTTTCCCGACTTCAGCAGGGACAAATTGGACTCGGTGATGCCGATGGCGCGGGCAAGCTCGTTGGAGCGCACCTGGCGCCTGGCGAGCATGACGTCGAGGCGGACGAGGATGGGCATCAGACGAACGAGTCCTTTTCTTCCTCGATCTCGCGGCCATAGGCCATCACCTGCGCGATGACGAAGACGGTGAGGCCGAGCACCAGCGAATCCACCAGCGTCATCGAGAACCAAGCCTTGTCGGTGCCGCCGGCGGCGCGGAACAAGAGGTTCGCGGCGAACTTCGCAAAGGGATAGGCGACAAGCCAAATACCGACGCGGCGCAAATGGCCCGCATTCGCGCGCGCGAAGACGATGCCTTGTCGGTAGAGACGGAACAGGCCGCGCAGATTCCAAAAGATCAGGATCAGCGGCACGCTCGCCACCGCGACATCGACCACGCCGGCGAGGCGCGTCAGCGGCGGCTGCGACGCCAAGACAACCCAACCGGGCCTGGGCAGAGGTGGATGGCCGAAAACCAGATCGGCGCCGCTCGCGCCGACCAGCAGGTGATCGGCATAGAAGAGCGTCACGACGCAGGCGGCGACCACCGAGAGGACCGACAATCCCGCCAGCGCCGCGAACAGCAGCGACAGCACGCTGCTCAGCGGGCGCAGGCTGCGATAGGTGAGGACGGGCGCGTCCGGCCCGGCGACAGGCAGCTCGACGACGTTGGACATGGCGCATCCTCCGCGAGACACGGATTCAGTATTACGGCAAATAATTTCTGTCAAACAGAAATTATTTGCGGTTTCCGGAGGACGGCTACGCCAACGCGTCGTAGGTCAGGCGCTGGAACATCGGCAAAGCGAGGCGGCCGCCCATGCGCTGGCCGGCGGCGAGGTTGGCCATCGCGCCGGGCTCCAGCGGCATCGAATTCTGGATCAGGTAGATCATGATCAGGTCGCTGGCCGGATCGGCCTGCCACCAGGTGCCGAAGGCGCCCGGCCAGCCGAACGAGCCGACGCCGCCCATGCCGAGGAAGCCGAGCTTCTCCGGCGCGTCGATCACGCTGACGCCGAGGCCGAAGCCCATGCCGTCCCACATCGGGATCATGCCGAGGAAGGGAATGGCGCGCTGCGCCGGCGTCAGCCGGTTGGTGCACATCAGCTCGATGGTCGCGGATTGCACGAGGCGCGTGCCGTTCAACTCGCCCTTGTTCAGCATCAGCCGCGCGAATTGCAGATAGTCGTCGGCCGTGGAGATCAGTCCGCCGCCGCCGCCGCAGAAGGCGGGCGGCGTGTCATATTGCTTGAACGGCAGCGGCTCGAGCACGTTCTTCTCGTTGTTCATGCGATAGACCACCGCGGCGCGGTCGCGCTTTTGCGGCGGCACGTAGAAATCCGTGTCGTTCATGCCGAGCGGCTTGAAGATGCGCTGAAACAGGAAATCGCGGAACGGCATGCCGGCGATGCGCCCGACCAGAAAGCCGAGCACGTCCGTCGAATGGCTGTAGTGGAAGCGCTCGCCCGGCTGATAGAGCAGCGGCAGGGTCGACAGCGCCTGCATCCATTTGTCGGGCGCACCGTCATGGTTCAGCACGTCGCCCAGCACGCGCTGATATTCGTGCGCGATGGACCGAGCGAAGAAAATCCGTAGGCCAGGCCCGCCGCGGTGGGTGAAGAGATCGTCGAAGGTGATCTCGCGCGCCGCCGGCACGGTCTTGTCGAGCGGGCCCTGCGCGTCTTCGAGCACGCGCATGGTCTTGAATTCCGGCACCCATTTGGTGATCGGGTCGGACAGCGCGAATTTGCCCTCCTCCATCAGCATCAGCGCCGCGAGGGAGGTGACTGGCTTGGTCATCGAGGCGATGCGGAACAGCGTGTCGCGCGCCATCGGCAGCTTCTTTTCGATGTCGCGATGGCCGATGGTGTTGAGCTGCGCGATCTCGCCGTGACGCCAAAGCAGCGTGACGAAGCCCGACAGATCGCCGGCGTCCACCACCGGCTGAAGCGTCGGCGCGATCTTGGCGAGGCCCTCGGCCGAAAAGCCCTTCGGATCGGTCACGACTTTGTCCATGGCATCGGCTTCCCTTCAGTTGCGCGGCGCGCATGCTGGCAAAGAATGCCGCCCGAGTCATCCAACCCGCCCGGGCCGGTCCCGCGTCCGAAAGTTTCCGTCGCTCGCGGCTTTGGTTCGCACATGATGCGAGCGGCGGCGGGGGACGCGGGATTGGCTGACTCCGGGTCAGCAATTATCCTTGAATTCTCTGGTATTTCCCGCCACAGAAGGGGGTGTGCGAGGAGCGGAACAGACATGGCCTTTGAAGGACTCATGAAAGGCAAGCGTGGCCTCATCATGGGCGTCGCCAATAGCCATTCCATCGCCTGGGCATTGCCCAGGCGCTGCACGACGCGGGCGCGGAACTGGCGTTCTCCTACCAGGGCGATCTGTTCCGCAAGCGGGTGGTTCCGCTGGTCGCGCCGCTCCAGCCCGCCGCGCTGATCGACTGCGACGTGAGCAACCAGGGCTCGATCGACGCCGCCTTCGCCGAACTCGCGACGAAGTGGGACAGCCTCGATTTCGTGGTGCATGCCATCGCCTTCTCCGACAAGGAGCAGCTCAAGGGCCGCTATGTCGACACGACGCCGGAGAATTTCCGCATGACGATGGACATCTCCTGTTATTCCTTCACCGCCGTGGCGCAGCGCGCCGAGAAGATGATGACCAAGGGCGGCGCGATGGTGACGCTGACCTATTACGGCGCCGAGAAGGTCATGCCGCATTACAACGTGGATGGGCGTGGCGAAAGCGGCGCTGGAGGCGAGCGTGCGCTACATGGCCGAGGACCTCGGCAAGAAGAACATCCGCGTCAACGCGATCTCGGCCGGGCCGATCAAGACGCTGGCCTTCGCCGGCATCGCCGATTCGCGCTATATCCTGAAATGGAACGAGCTGAACTCGCCCTTGCGCCGCACGGTGACGATCGACGAGGTCGGCAACACGGCGCTGTTCCTTCTGTCGGATCTCGGCCAGGCGGTCACCGGCGAGTGCCTGCATGTCGATGCGGCTATCACGTCGTCGGCATGAAGGCGGAGGACGCGCCCGACATCGCCGTCGCGAAGTCCGATGGCGCTTGAGGTTCCGCAAGGGGTCACGCTCTATTTCTGCCGCCACGGCCAGACCGAGGCGAATGTCGACAAGCGCTTCCAGGGCCACACGATCGATACGCCGCTGACCGAGACCGGCCTGCGGCAGGCGCGCGACATCGCCGAGATCGTGCGGGCCGACGTGACGGATTTCACGGCGCTCGATTACGTGTCCAGCCCGCTCGAACGCGCCCAGGCGACGATGGAGCTCATCCGCTGCGAATTGGGGCTTCCGCTCGACGGCTTCCGCATCGACGAACGGCTCATCGAGATCAATCTCGGGGCGTGGGACGGGCTGACGGCGCAGGAGGCCGAGCATCGCTACCCCGAGGAATACGCCGCCCGGGCCGCCGACAAATGGAACGTGAAGGTGCCGGGGGGGCGGCGAGAACTATGCCGCGGTTGCGGTGCGCATCGCCGCCTTCGTCGGCGGGCTGGAGCGCGACACCTTCGCGGTCAGCCATGGCGCCGCGACGCGCATCCTGCGCGGCCTGTTCGCCGGCATGGACTGGCGGCAGATGTCGGCGCTGGACGAGCCGCAGGGCTGCGTC
This genomic interval carries:
- a CDS encoding SDR family oxidoreductase, with product MGVAKAALEASVRYMAEDLGKKNIRVNAISAGPIKTLAFAGIADSRYILKWNELNSPLRRTVTIDEVGNTALFLLSDLGQAVTGECLHVDAAITSSA
- a CDS encoding serine hydrolase domain-containing protein — its product is MDKVVTDPKGFSAEGLAKIAPTLQPVVDAGDLSGFVTLLWRHGEIAQLNTIGHRDIEKKLPMARDTLFRIASMTKPVTSLAALMLMEEGKFALSDPITKWVPEFKTMRVLEDAQGPLDKTVPAAREITFDDLFTHRGGPGLRIFFARSIAHEYQRVLGDVLNHDGAPDKWMQALSTLPLLYQPGERFHYSHSTDVLGFLVGRIAGMPFRDFLFQRIFKPLGMNDTDFYVPPQKRDRAAVVYRMNNEKNVLEPLPFKQYDTPPAFCGGGGGLISTADDYLQFARLMLNKGELNGTRLVQSATIELMCTNRLTPAQRAIPFLGMIPMWDGMGFGLGVSVIDAPEKLGFLGMGGVGSFGWPGAFGTWWQADPASDLIMIYLIQNSMPLEPGAMANLAAGQRMGGRLALPMFQRLTYDALA
- a CDS encoding helix-turn-helix transcriptional regulator — its product is MPILVRLDVMLARRQVRSNELARAIGITESNLSLLKSGKVRGFRFSTLEAICRHLDCQPGDLLEYVPDERRLKKSA
- a CDS encoding DUF2975 domain-containing protein; the protein is MSNVVELPVAGPDAPVLTYRSLRPLSSVLSLLFAALAGLSVLSVVAACVVTLFYADHLLVGASGADLVFGHPPLPRPGWVVLASQPPLTRLAGVVDVAVASVPLILIFWNLRGLFRLYRQGIVFARANAGHLRRVGIWLVAYPFAKFAANLLFRAAGGTDKAWFSMTLVDSLVLGLTVFVIAQVMAYGREIEEEKDSFV